From Gopherus flavomarginatus isolate rGopFla2 chromosome 7, rGopFla2.mat.asm, whole genome shotgun sequence, the proteins below share one genomic window:
- the PHYKPL gene encoding 5-phosphohydroxy-L-lysine phospho-lyase yields the protein MGYILCDVGQRSQSQRSAPYPCSAGLPAAAPGLSGTLGSWREAHWAGAPRTRRQRAPSAARRFPWAGAEPARTEGGSAGRGGAAVPATARSRPARSAVQARPETLALRRQLIGSSCKLFFPEEPVKIVRAKGQYIYDEHGREYLDCINNVSHVGHCHPDVVKAAHEQNQLLNTNSRYLHDNLVDYAKRLSKTLPEKLCTFYFLNSGSEANDLALRLARQYTKHKDVIVLDHAYHGHLTSLIDISPYKFRNLEGQKEWVHVAPLPDTYRGIYREDYKDSVLAYANEVKKIIEQAQKKGRKIAAFFIESLPSVGGQIIPPEGYFQMIAEHIHKAGGVFVADEVQVGFGRVGKCFWAFQLQGEDFVPDIVTMGKPMGNGHPIACVATTKEIAEAFADTGVEYFNTFGGNPVSCAIGLAVLDVIEKEHLQAHATQVGNFLMELLNQQKVKHPIIGDVRGVGLFIGVDLIKDQEKRTPATKEAEYLITRLKREYILLSTDGPGRNVLKFKPPLCFTMDNAKLVVDKMDEILTDMEREKTCEPVGNHH from the exons ATGGGGTATATATTGTGTGATGTTGGACAACGTTCTCAAAG CCAGCGCTCCGCGCCCTACCCGTGCTCCGCCGGCCTTCCAGCTGCGGCGCCGGGTCTCAGCGGGACACTGGGGAGTTGGCGGGAAGCGCACTGGGCCGGCGCTCCCCGAACCAGGCGCCAGCGGGCTCCCTCAGCAGCGCGGCGCTTCCCGTGGGCGGGAGCTGAGCCCGCCCGGACAGAAGGCGGctcggcggggcggggcggggctgctgTGCCGGCCACCGCTCGCTCCCGCCCCGCGAGAAGCGCCGTGCAGGCCCGGCCGGAGACACTGGCCCTGCGGAGGCAGCTCATCGG CTCTTCCTGCAAGCTCTTTTTTCCTGAAGAGCCAGTGAAGATTGTTAGGGCAAAAGGCCAGTATATATATGATGAACATGGAAGAGAATACCTTGACTGTATCAACAATGTGTCTCATG ttgggcACTGCCATCCTGATGTAGTAAAAGCAGCACATGAACAGAATCAGTTGCTAAATACAAATTCTCGCTATCTCCATGACAATTTGGTGGATTATgcaaagagactttctaaaacaCTGCCTGAGAAGCTGTGCACATTCTATTTTTTGAATTCAGG ATCAGAAGCCAATGATCTTGCCTTGAGATTGGCACGACAATATACAAAACACAAGGATGTTATTGTTCTGGACCA tgcTTACCATGGACATCTGACATCCTTGATTGACATAAGTCCATATAAATTCAGAAATCTAGAAGGACAAAAGGAATGGGTCCACGTG GCTCCTCTCCCAGACACATACCGTGGAATATACAGAGAAGACTATAAAGATTCAGTCCTAGCCTATGCCAACgaagtgaaaaaaataattgagCAAGCACAAAAAAAGGGCAGAAAG ATTGCTGCATTTTTCATTGAATCTTTGCCAAGTGTTGGTGGTCAGATCATTCCACCAGAAGGTTATTTCCAGATGATAGCAGA ACACATACACAAGGCAGGAGGAGTTTTTGTTGCTGATGAAGTTCAGGTTGGCTTTGGCAGGGTTGGCAAATGTTTTTGGGCATTCCAGCTTCAGGGAGAGGATTTCGTACCTGATATTGTCACTATGGGCAAACCAATGGGAAATGGGCACCCCATCGCCTGTGTAGCAACAACTAAAGAAATTGCAGAAGCATTTGCAGACACTGGAGTGGAGTATTTTAATACA TTTGGAGGAAATCCTGTTTCATGTGCAATAGGTTTAGCAGTTTTAGATGTGATTGAGAAGGAACATCTTCAAGCACATGCCACACAAGTAGGCAACTTCTTGATGGAATTACTGAATCAGCAGAAGGTCAAGCATCCTATCATTGGTGATGTCAG GGGTGTTGGATTATTTATTGGAGTGGATTTGATAAAAGATCAAGAGAAAAGGACCCCAGCTACTAAAGAAGCTGAGTATTTAATAAcaag ATTAAAGAGAGAATATATTCTGTTAAGTACAGATGGTCCAGGAAGAAACGTGCTTAAGTTCAAGCCTCCACTGTGCTTTACTATGGACAATGCCAAATTAGTTGTGGACAAAATGGATGAAATATTAACAG ACATGGAAAGAGAAAAGACATGTGAGCCAGTAGGAAACCACCATTAA